A segment of the Crassostrea angulata isolate pt1a10 chromosome 10, ASM2561291v2, whole genome shotgun sequence genome:
gacaaataaatgaaaaatttaaagggATGGTGGGGAAATAtaccattatacatgtaccaatctCATCTATATCTACCGATACTAGCACTTGTCCTCAAATTCATTGCACTAGCaaacaaaaatgcattaaagTAAAATACATTAGTGAAGTCCTCAATAATAAGTTTTTATCATCAAAAAACTTCTGCACCTTATGAAAAAAATCCCTGCAAGTATAATACTgctcattacagatgttaattaattaaatctctataaaaacaacaaaacaacaaaacaaaaaccaataTGGATTATTCATTGAACATAGAGCCGACATTTAAATGTTTAGAAATCTATCACAGTCCTTGGTGTGGAATCTCCATTAGCTACATTATACATGGAGACAAAAATATATGCCTGATTAATTGCTGTCACTTTATCATATTATGTCAGGGAGGATTTTAATTGTGATTGATTTGTGCTAAGAGGCAGAGGCAGATGACAAATGAACCAAAtagtttttactttttttttggggggggggtgttaaggaatctttcaaaaaaaagaattcagttATTCCTTTTCAGCTACCAAAACGTTGTTTGTTGAAAACTTTAAGACAAATCTTCATTTCAAAATGAGTGTGCAAATatcttaacatatatatatgtctttcaatgaaaaataagtCCTCCATTTCTCTTTGTCTCAAATGGACCAATATCTTTAAACAACATATTTCTGTTGTTGAGATCATTTGCAAACTCttggtaaataaatataaatataaataaataaatcatgatGATAACCAGTCTAATGGAGTGAAGGTCATCAAAATACACGATGATGcaatgatgtaaatatattccaATTTTTCTAAGTGTTAAATTTGTTACAACATTACATAACAACACTTGTATATTTcaacatatacacatgtaccaacataacaaaattttcaatgctCCCAACACTATCAAAAACAAAGTTGGTCCCCTATTAAAACATTCTTGAACATATCATAAGTTGCAGATTTTGTTATGGAtgaatttttcttcaaaattttatacAGTTAAAGGTAATAATTCTTCACACTCAATTGCCTCCCTTAACAATgcttaaggtacatgtacaatgtaacatAAAGTTAGAATGGCTCCACATAATCATTTAATGATTAGGTAGGTGCACAAGGTAAATAATTATCTGCatttcaacaaaaaatgtttgaaaaaatacaaataattccacaaaaaacatgaaatttgaaatgcaGTCTAAAAGCATGCCCCCTTTTTACATTACTGCAACAAGGggactggttttttttttaaagaataacaaaaaagtGTTCAGATaccaatttaaaataaaaaagaacacaaatatgtttatctgaACATTTCAAAAATTGCCATTGTGAAATCTCTTAAAAATCACTAcaactttaaatataaaaacaacctTGGACAACGTACCGCATTgcaaaatcaaatccaaaagaaaaaaaaattaaaattttgactaATGAATCTGAACCTATTAAGTTATAGAAGCACAATCTGATGAAGTGACCTATTTATCACAATTGCAGTAGAAAATTGGTCTCCCATAATTCTTGCTATAGAAAGAAATAGGTCACTGGACTCCCATGATCCTTGCTATCCCAGGTAGCACCTGGCCTTGGATTGGTCCATAATCAACATGCTCTCCATCCACCATAATGTTGCCCTCAGTTCCCGACGGCTCGAGGCGGAAGGCAAGTACCTTCACCATTTCTACGTATGGCGAATTAACATGGTCCCCTGTCTCAAAAGTCAAGAAAAGATTGACGAGCGCCGATTTCGGAATTCCAGATCGGATCATTAGCAGATGTATCTGTCCGTCATTCAGTCTGGATTCTGGGGAGGCCAGGTTGTCGGGGCCCAAATAGGGCTGGTAGAGGGCGCACGCTGTGATGAACTCATCCTCAATGGTGACCCAGTTAGAGGGGACCTCCTCCTCTAACGGGGATAAAAGACTAGCCTTGATTGGCTGACCATCATTGCTCAAAGTATGCACCATTTCTTCGAACGTATTGTCACTGCCTGTACTTGTATTGTCCTCTTTCACAGGGTTGCCATTTGGAAGACTAGAAGAAAAGCACTCGTCTGTGTCGTCAACACTAAACATTACATTGTCATGCTCCTCGAATCCTGATATGTCTTCAGTTAGCTGGCTGTCATGATCAATGTCTTTAACTGCCGGCATGGACTTGGACCTAAATCGTTGTATAGAGTGGGCAGTGCCATTTCTTCTGTACATGCCCTGTACCCCATTCTCACACACAGAGGAACTGAGGTTATTCTGTGTGGTGGAGTTTCTGATCATCGTGAATCGTCTGGGTTTGGAAAATTTCCTCACCCTCTCCTTTTGATTTTTAGCATCTGGGTCATATGGGGTTACTGGAAGGAAAGAAATTTTTGCCCTGTATTTCCTCAGACCTGCAAAAATGTCCCCAAAATTAATCAAGAAAATGAAggcatattgatttttttctagtGTTGTTTTGCATCTGGAATATTTGGTGATTTAATTTATTCTTCAACATCTGTCATATgaattgataattttcatttatacaGAATAATGTTTCTAAAGAAAATGATCACAATGGAAAAGATGTTTACTGcaaatattaaagattttttcatcCACAACAATAGCAAAGATTTCAAATGAACctaattataaaacatacagAAGTATAGTACATGAGTCATTGATTTATAGTCACAATTTTGATATTAGTCATCTGTTGAGACTAGAGAAGAAAAGCTTCAACACTGCTGTACAGTGTCGTTGATTATTTTCCATGTTCAAAACTTACTAAGAACACGTTTAAtgaaatatagagtaaatctggAGGCTCCAAGGACTCTCATTCGCTCGCTCTCGAAGTCAATGTCCGCTATGAGACCCCAGGTAATGGACAGGAAGGAGAATAGCTGAGTCTTCTGAGTCTGCACCAAAACCAGGTCCATAGGAATCACTCTGTGCTTTATTAACACGAAGGTTGAGTGGAGTATTGGGTTCAAATCCACAGGTTCCCTTAATAAAGAAACATTGACTCAAAATTACAGTGAGAGCTTTTTTACATAGAGTTGATATGACTCTAAACCATGACTAGAGacaatgatatatgatataaggTATATTTCTAATTCAAGGCGAAGAATTAATTTCCACGTATTAAAATAACGAAAGGCGCATCTTGCagaatttaaaatcttgcttttatttttaaacaggcataaactaaatgaaactatgataaaattctgCATTTGCAATTTCGTATTCTAGCCATTTGAAGCAAACCAGCTGACTTGTGGAATTAAGTACTAGCataaataaggaatctacagtaggcATTTCAAAGGATTCTACACAGTTATAGTACAAATTTTgccagttttttaaaataatttatgtagTTTAATCATTATACTATTATCAAAGGAGTAGCcttatatagaaaaaattcattttgcCCTCTATCTGTACATACCCTGCTAGGTAGTTTATATTTAGACAAAGTGCATTCCCAGATCCACCAGGGATACAACCAATGGGAAAATTGATGGCCGTTTCCCAGTCGCTCCGGCTCATCAGACCATTAATGACCTGCAAAATACGATTTTGGAAAACCCTATATATCGGTACCTCATATGTAAGTACATCTCTGGATACAATGACCATTCAATACCAGACagatctctttctctctctctctctctcctctctctctcataatcaTAAATAAGATCCAGATACCAGGCAgatagatctctctctctctctctctcagtaccTCATATATAAGTCCATCTCCAGATACAATGACCACTCCGTACCAGGCAGACAGATCTAAGCTTCTCATCACCTCTGTAGCATGGCCTGCATGCtctttttagaagaaaaaaaatatgagttcATAATTACATGTTACaggttgtttttaaaaaaatctacccACTCTCATTGTGACATAGCTATAAAATATGGAAAGGTTAGATCAAATCCTATAATGATTGTAAAAGCAAGGTATGGAGTTGAACAACACTAACTCAGGGATTGCATACATATAGAATAccaagttcaagttcagtttattcactcagaccaaataatttggtacaagaggaacatatatataatacatacaaatacaaatcgtcagaggtacagacaaacaggtacattttcatacagggaaaaaatataactaaaaAAGAACAGACTATAGAATCACTACTTATGTTAGATTTTAGTATAAAGGATCATAATAGGAAAATAACTAAGAGGAGCAGACAGcatcaaaaatttttgaaataaatacacataattttcTTAGCGATTTAGAATTGCAATTAGTCATGAGTTCAGAAAACTTAAAGAAATTTGGTCTTTtccaatattttgtgtttatgtattttttccttatttcttctagtgccgaacattctaaaatataatgaaattcatcaccaatGAGACCTTTATTACACAAAAGACATAACCTCTCATTACCAgcagtttttcatttttatcattaagaGATGTCATTAGCTAAACTACCAGTGCTTTTCTCTTAAATAACTGCAATTAAAGCATCAGGGAAATGGAGAAATACCCTATTACATCACATGCTGAGCCATTGCAAAGTTAATTAAGTATTGAGTTATGTAATTATAAAGTCTGCACTGGAGATTTAGAACGATAACTTGGATGAACAACTGTATCAAAATCTTTATAATTCATCAAGGTACTAGATCACGACATAATTCAATGTATCCATGTTACCATAGCATTCCACTTGAACATTCAGCGTGTGTGCTGACAGTTTAATTCAGTCAAACAAATGCAGGCCTACTTGTAAATTgttatgtttttcttttaaaaaagtttccTTAACAAGAGGGTTTTAAAGCATTTCcaaatttctgaaaatatttgtaCCAGCTAAGagcttttttaatttatcaattaatgaattatcaaacataggtaatcatagattactaagctcaccgagacggagcatcacccttatgagacatcaccttcataagaccacctttatcattttatatgaaaatcatactttatgatcttggatattcatggattctgttttgacaaaatatcgtatatcatctgataaatttttttatgataatcatatgttcatatgttaatcaatacaatgatataatgcatcatgtcatatttctaatataatatatatcataaaataaataaaataccgtaataaacaataatgagatttgatattgtaacgtatgatatgacattgtattgtgttataccttattgtatttgatcacataatacaatatcataaaatataatacaatatagtatcatattacaatatcatattacataatacatcataacactgaaacatgatattatattgtataatatagaatgatattgtattgaatgacactgaaacatatttgatacattatataatattatatcatataatacaatataatttgattccaacattgtatcttatcaaatgatacaatattatgtgatatggtaaaatattataaaatacattattatattatacatattgcatcatatgacacaataaaatatattacaatatcatataatacaatttcatgtgatatgataatatatcatataaaccaatatcatatcatacaatatcgtatgatacaatattatataatattacaatatcatataatacaatttcatgtgatataattctatattactgaaaccaatatcatattatacaatattgtatgatacaatattatagaatatacaatattgtatcataggatacaatataatattttgcaatatcttaagtaattgtatcatgtgataaaataataaattaaaaatacaataaaatattatacaatattgtatcataatatacaatactatacataacaatatcatgatacataatcatatcataaaatattaaaaaaattgatacaatatcatatcgtatcatatagctttttataatataacatatgatatcatattgtatcatatcaaacaatattgtttcatatcatacaatactttatcataggaatcatgttatatcatttatcaacaaacacatctatctatcgagctggtttgagtgaggtaggagatttctttagcatccttgataatggagatcaggctctgcttctgaagcaacctctgcatttaatttataataaagttaaatcaactatgcaagctatcatctataaaacatgtgacctgttccaaaaaactaaacctcatccagcatccgaaacctatggctcagattcagcattcaagcccatcaggtgcatttgtatcataagacgcatcatccatgcaattttggtgaagtttggaccagtaataactaagatatcatcatcagagggcactagcaattaaaaccttaacttcctccagcatccgcaaactatggctcagattcagcatccatgcctgtcaggtgcatctgtatcataagacacaccatccattcaagtttggtgaagttaggaccagtaataactaagatttattttttagcatccttgataatggagatcaagctctgcatctgaagctacctctgcgattccttcatattacagttaaatcaactatgcaagtttgaaatagtactatcatctattaaacatgtgacctgttcctaaaaacttaactttaaccagactatgcattcaagcctgtcaagtgcatcagtatcataagacacaccatccatggaagtctggtgaagtaagga
Coding sequences within it:
- the LOC128164630 gene encoding sphingosine kinase 2-like isoform X2 is translated as MARKCEVLLRGEFLLFPFKKSVYDVEVTQKWISYENARNDYDEKHYILFGDVTGCRCRKSRTYDVSSCFLTVYHYPICIKSNGGKRSREKQTVTFDIHSSENFEENLRICQRWRNVIMSLSLSAKVHKEDIESCEVPLPRKLLVLINPFSGPGKALQIFQNGVSHMLEEADISFKLIVTEHAGHATEVMRSLDLSAWYGVVIVSGDGLIYEVINGLMSRSDWETAINFPIGCIPGGSGNALCLNINYLAGEPVDLNPILHSTFVLIKHRVIPMDLVLVQTQKTQLFSFLSITWGLIADIDFESERMRVLGASRFTLYFIKRVLSLRKYRAKISFLPVTPYDPDAKNQKERVRKFSKPRRFTMIRNSTTQNNLSSSVCENGVQGMYRRNGTAHSIQRFRSKSMPAVKDIDHDSQLTEDISGFEEHDNVMFSVDDTDECFSSSLPNGNPVKEDNTSTGSDNTFEEMVHTLSNDGQPIKASLLSPLEEEVPSNWVTIEDEFITACALYQPYLGPDNLASPESRLNDGQIHLLMIRSGIPKSALVNLFLTFETGDHVNSPYVEMVKVLAFRLEPSGTEGNIMVDGEHVDYGPIQGQVLPGIARIMGVQ
- the LOC128164630 gene encoding sphingosine kinase 2-like isoform X1, whose protein sequence is MEQNKVLLQGKFSVSSKPGKVYVVELTNQFLKFQDASCGRDTDAEGVIDLRDVIGCRINAGVNKQGRSTSCTCMNSSVVVDRSECLLSVYFCPKKKKNSLSRSYQRRHCTLTLGLSQYADYNSNKTVCEKWRKIILSLSTENNNDITFNTDIESCEVPLPRKLLVLINPFSGPGKALQIFQNGVSHMLEEADISFKLIVTEHAGHATEVMRSLDLSAWYGVVIVSGDGLIYEVINGLMSRSDWETAINFPIGCIPGGSGNALCLNINYLAGEPVDLNPILHSTFVLIKHRVIPMDLVLVQTQKTQLFSFLSITWGLIADIDFESERMRVLGASRFTLYFIKRVLSLRKYRAKISFLPVTPYDPDAKNQKERVRKFSKPRRFTMIRNSTTQNNLSSSVCENGVQGMYRRNGTAHSIQRFRSKSMPAVKDIDHDSQLTEDISGFEEHDNVMFSVDDTDECFSSSLPNGNPVKEDNTSTGSDNTFEEMVHTLSNDGQPIKASLLSPLEEEVPSNWVTIEDEFITACALYQPYLGPDNLASPESRLNDGQIHLLMIRSGIPKSALVNLFLTFETGDHVNSPYVEMVKVLAFRLEPSGTEGNIMVDGEHVDYGPIQGQVLPGIARIMGVQ